In a single window of the Pseudomonas oryzihabitans genome:
- a CDS encoding DUF1294 domain-containing protein, protein MKPEKEQQSRRKPARASAQSATPKTAKRASAPTPYQQRAAIARQDMLALLQIAVFILPLVGMLSLAFGRGVLWPLPLYLIASIVTYLLYKHDKQRARDKGWRVPERVLHLGELLGGWPGALIAQQRFRHKTVKLSFRLVFFAIVALHQLLWLDVLCGGFLHRHLPL, encoded by the coding sequence GTGAAACCCGAGAAGGAACAGCAGAGCCGGCGCAAGCCGGCTCGTGCATCTGCGCAGTCCGCTACGCCCAAGACCGCCAAGCGGGCGTCCGCGCCGACGCCCTATCAACAGCGCGCGGCCATCGCCCGTCAGGACATGCTGGCGCTGCTGCAGATCGCGGTCTTCATCCTGCCCCTGGTCGGCATGCTGTCCCTGGCCTTCGGTCGCGGCGTGCTCTGGCCACTGCCGCTATACCTGATCGCCAGCATCGTCACCTACCTGCTTTACAAGCATGACAAGCAACGCGCACGCGACAAGGGCTGGCGGGTACCGGAGCGAGTCCTGCACCTGGGCGAGCTGCTCGGCGGCTGGCCGGGCGCCCTGATCGCCCAGCAGCGGTTTCGCCACAAGACGGTCAAGCTGAGTTTTCGCCTGGTGTTCTTCGCCATCGTAGCCCTGCATCAGTTGCTGTGGCTGGATGTGCTCTGCGGCGGCTTTCTGCACCGTCACCTGCCGCTCTGA
- a CDS encoding adenine phosphoribosyltransferase, with product MSFSESALKSLIRAVPDFPKPGVIFRDITPLFQSPEGLRAVMEALLERYRSASFSHVGALDARGFLIGPILAYELGKPLVLFRKQGKLPAELLTEVYSTEYGDSVIEVHKDSVGAGDSVLLVDDLIATGGTLVAAGNLIKRLGAEVHEAAAIVDLPELGGSKRLEAAGIPTFALTSFALSEY from the coding sequence ATGTCCTTTTCCGAATCCGCCCTGAAATCCCTCATCCGTGCCGTGCCCGATTTTCCCAAGCCGGGGGTGATCTTTCGGGACATCACGCCGTTGTTCCAGTCGCCCGAAGGCCTGCGTGCCGTCATGGAGGCACTGCTGGAACGCTATCGCTCGGCGTCCTTCAGCCATGTCGGGGCGCTGGATGCGCGCGGATTCCTCATCGGCCCGATCCTGGCCTATGAACTGGGCAAACCACTGGTGCTGTTTCGCAAGCAGGGCAAACTGCCGGCGGAGCTGCTGACCGAGGTCTACAGCACCGAATACGGCGACTCGGTGATCGAGGTGCACAAGGACAGCGTCGGCGCCGGTGATTCGGTGCTCCTGGTGGACGACCTCATCGCCACTGGCGGCACCCTGGTCGCCGCTGGCAACCTGATCAAGCGCCTGGGCGCCGAGGTCCATGAAGCCGCCGCCATCGTCGACCTGCCTGAGCTGGGTGGCTCCAAGCGCCTGGAAGCGGCAGGCATTCCCACTTTCGCCCTGACGAGCTTTGCGCTGTCCGAGTATTGA
- a CDS encoding AAA family ATPase — MKVVVLTGPESSGKSWLATVLAERFGGVRVDEYVREYCERHGTDTTLADVEVIAHEQLRREDQARAATPALLLLDTHLLSNLLWSRLLFGDAPAWLEPALLARRYDLHLLLDPRDVAWQDDGQRCQPDLAERLAFFAHCRDWLRAHRQPVLEISGDWAERQQAALAAVSRLLHES; from the coding sequence ATGAAGGTCGTGGTGCTGACCGGCCCCGAGTCGAGTGGCAAATCCTGGCTGGCGACGGTCCTCGCCGAGCGATTCGGCGGTGTCCGGGTCGACGAGTACGTCCGCGAATACTGCGAGCGGCACGGCACCGACACCACCCTGGCGGACGTGGAAGTCATCGCCCACGAGCAATTGCGCCGCGAAGACCAGGCGCGGGCCGCCACGCCGGCCCTGCTGCTGCTCGACACCCATCTGCTCAGCAACCTGCTGTGGAGTCGCCTGCTGTTTGGCGACGCGCCTGCCTGGCTGGAACCCGCGCTGCTGGCCCGCCGCTACGACCTGCACCTGCTGCTCGATCCCCGCGATGTGGCCTGGCAGGACGATGGGCAGCGCTGCCAGCCGGATCTCGCCGAGCGCCTGGCATTCTTCGCCCACTGCCGGGACTGGCTGCGGGCGCATCGCCAGCCGGTCCTGGAAATCTCCGGCGATTGGGCCGAGCGGCAACAGGCCGCGCTGGCCGCGGTGAGCCGATTGCTGCACGAGTCCTGA
- a CDS encoding putative quinol monooxygenase, producing the protein MPDVHSLTLLRAQPERSLALGAHLLDLATLAVTDAGCLDYRVFQGGEDRDLWVIQARWASVAAQDDHFNQPHTLAFLDELPKLADEVDLYPLEPKKPTAEL; encoded by the coding sequence ATGCCGGACGTCCATAGCCTTACCCTGCTCAGGGCGCAGCCCGAACGCTCTCTGGCGCTGGGCGCCCATCTGCTGGATCTGGCCACCCTGGCCGTGACGGATGCGGGATGCCTGGACTACCGGGTATTCCAGGGCGGTGAAGACCGCGATCTCTGGGTGATCCAGGCCCGCTGGGCCTCGGTCGCCGCCCAGGACGATCACTTCAACCAGCCGCATACCCTCGCCTTTCTGGACGAGTTGCCCAAGCTGGCGGACGAGGTAGATCTGTATCCGCTGGAGCCCAAAAAGCCTACGGCTGAGCTTTGA
- a CDS encoding ABC-F family ATPase gives MISTANITMQFGAKPLFENVSVKFGNGHRYGLIGANGCGKSTFMKILGGDLEPTGGQVMLEPNVRLGKLRQDQFAYEDCTVIDTVIMGHAELAKVKAERDRIYSLPEMSEDDGMAVAELEVQFAEYDGYTAEARAGELLLGLGIPQDQHFGPMSAVAPGWKLRVLLAQALFSDPELLLLDEPTNHLDINTIRWLEGILVARNSTMIIISHDRHFLNSVCTHMADLDYGELRLFPGNYDEYMTAATQARERLLSDNAKKKAQIAELQQFVSRFSANASKAKQATSRARQIDKIQLDEVKPSSRVSPFIRFEQNKKLHRQAVTLENVTQGFDGTPLFKRLGLQIEAGERVAIIGPNGIGKTTLLRTLVGEMAPQSGEVKWTDSADVGYFAQDHAEDFADDATLFEWMAQWTQGGEQMVRGTLGRMLFSSDDIQKSIKVISGGEQGRMLFGKLILKKPNVLVMDEPTNHLDMESIEALNLALENYPGTLIFVSHDREFVSSLATRILDMSESGVVDFSGSYDDYLRSQGING, from the coding sequence TTGATCTCCACCGCTAACATCACCATGCAGTTTGGCGCCAAGCCGCTGTTCGAGAACGTGTCCGTCAAATTCGGCAACGGCCATCGCTATGGCCTGATCGGCGCCAACGGCTGCGGCAAGTCCACCTTCATGAAGATTCTCGGGGGTGATCTCGAGCCCACCGGCGGCCAGGTGATGCTCGAACCCAACGTGCGCCTTGGCAAGCTGCGCCAGGACCAGTTCGCCTACGAAGACTGCACCGTCATCGATACCGTGATCATGGGCCACGCCGAGTTGGCCAAGGTCAAGGCCGAGCGCGACCGCATCTACTCCCTGCCGGAAATGAGCGAAGACGACGGCATGGCAGTGGCCGAACTGGAAGTGCAGTTCGCCGAATACGATGGCTACACCGCCGAAGCGCGGGCGGGCGAGCTGCTGCTCGGCCTGGGCATCCCGCAGGACCAGCACTTTGGCCCCATGAGCGCCGTCGCCCCCGGTTGGAAGCTACGGGTACTGCTGGCCCAGGCACTGTTCTCCGATCCGGAACTGCTGCTGCTTGACGAGCCCACCAACCACCTGGATATCAACACCATCCGTTGGCTGGAAGGCATCCTGGTCGCGCGCAACAGCACCATGATCATCATCTCCCACGATCGCCACTTCCTGAACAGCGTCTGCACCCACATGGCCGACCTGGACTACGGTGAGCTGCGCCTGTTCCCGGGTAACTACGACGAGTACATGACCGCCGCCACCCAGGCCCGCGAGCGCCTGCTGTCGGACAACGCCAAGAAGAAGGCCCAGATCGCCGAACTGCAGCAGTTCGTCAGCCGCTTCTCGGCCAACGCCTCCAAGGCCAAGCAGGCCACCAGCCGGGCGCGCCAGATCGACAAGATCCAGCTGGACGAGGTCAAGCCGTCCAGCCGCGTCAGCCCCTTCATCCGCTTCGAGCAGAACAAGAAGCTGCACCGCCAGGCGGTGACCCTGGAGAACGTCACTCAAGGCTTCGACGGCACCCCGCTGTTCAAGCGCCTGGGCCTGCAGATCGAAGCCGGCGAGCGGGTCGCCATCATCGGCCCCAACGGCATCGGCAAGACCACCCTGCTGCGCACCCTGGTGGGCGAGATGGCTCCCCAGAGCGGTGAAGTGAAATGGACCGACAGCGCTGATGTCGGCTACTTCGCCCAGGACCACGCCGAGGATTTCGCCGACGATGCCACCCTGTTCGAGTGGATGGCCCAATGGACCCAGGGCGGCGAGCAAATGGTACGCGGTACCCTGGGCCGCATGCTGTTCTCCAGCGACGACATCCAGAAGTCGATCAAGGTCATCTCCGGTGGTGAACAGGGACGCATGCTGTTTGGCAAACTGATCCTGAAGAAGCCCAACGTGCTGGTGATGGACGAGCCCACCAACCACCTGGACATGGAGTCCATCGAGGCGCTGAACCTGGCCCTGGAAAACTATCCGGGCACCCTGATCTTCGTCAGCCACGACCGCGAATTCGTCTCCTCCCTGGCCACCCGCATCCTCGACATGAGCGAGAGCGGTGTGGTGGATTTCAGCGGCAGCTATGACGATTACCTGCGCAGCCAAGGCATCAACGGCTAA
- a CDS encoding undecaprenyl-diphosphate phosphatase — MDLWSALQALILGIVEGITEFLPVSSTGHQIVVADLIGFRGDTVIAFNIVIQLAAILAVVWEYRFKVFEIVTDLPRKSYAQRFTGNLIVAFLPAAVLGVILGDLIHEYLFNPINVAFALVIGGVIMIWAEKRKHRIRVEEVDDMRWHDALKVGFAQCLAMIPGTSRSGSTIIGGLLFGLSRKAATEFSFFLAMPTMVGATVYSVYKYRHMFVPSDAMIFAVGFVTSFIFAMLAVKALLKFIGNHSYVVFGWYRIVFGLLILATWQFGWIDWHAAKAAG, encoded by the coding sequence ATGGACCTATGGAGTGCCTTGCAGGCGCTGATTTTGGGGATCGTCGAGGGCATCACCGAATTCCTGCCGGTTTCCAGTACCGGCCACCAGATCGTGGTGGCTGACCTGATCGGCTTTCGCGGCGATACCGTCATCGCCTTCAACATCGTGATTCAGCTGGCGGCCATCCTGGCCGTGGTCTGGGAGTACCGCTTCAAGGTCTTCGAGATCGTCACCGACCTGCCGCGCAAATCCTATGCGCAGCGGTTCACCGGCAACCTGATCGTGGCCTTCCTGCCGGCGGCGGTGCTGGGTGTGATCCTGGGCGACCTGATCCACGAGTACCTGTTCAACCCCATCAACGTGGCCTTCGCCCTGGTGATCGGCGGCGTGATCATGATCTGGGCGGAAAAGCGCAAGCACCGCATCCGCGTGGAAGAAGTGGACGACATGCGCTGGCACGATGCCCTCAAGGTCGGTTTCGCCCAGTGCCTGGCGATGATTCCGGGCACCTCCCGTTCCGGCTCGACCATCATCGGCGGCCTGTTGTTCGGCCTGTCGCGCAAGGCAGCCACCGAGTTCTCCTTCTTTCTGGCCATGCCCACCATGGTTGGCGCGACGGTCTATTCGGTCTACAAGTACCGCCACATGTTCGTCCCTAGCGACGCCATGATCTTCGCGGTTGGTTTCGTCACCTCCTTCATCTTCGCCATGCTGGCGGTGAAGGCGCTGCTGAAGTTCATCGGCAATCACAGCTACGTGGTCTTCGGCTGGTACCGCATCGTCTTCGGACTGCTGATCCTGGCCACCTGGCAGTTCGGCTGGATCGACTGGCATGCGGCCAAGGCGGCCGGGTGA
- a CDS encoding sugar ABC transporter substrate-binding protein yields MLAFRPARLLAAIALTSASLILPLTASHATAAEKPKVALVMKSLANEFFLTMEDGAKTYQKAHSADFDLISNGIKDETDTSSQIRIVEQMIVSKVDALVIAPADSKALVPVLKKASDAGIKVVNIDNRLDPEVLKSKALDIPFVGPDNRKGARLVGEYLAKQLKQGDQVGIIEGVSTTTNAQQRTAGFKDAMEAAGMKIVGVQSGNWEIDKGNAVAAAMLNEYPDLKALLAGNDSMALGAVSAVRAAGKKGQVQVVGYDNIKAIKPMLKDGRILATADQYAAKQAVFGIEAALKLVKGEPTGAKDGVIETPVELVTQP; encoded by the coding sequence ATGCTGGCCTTTCGCCCTGCCCGCCTGCTGGCGGCTATCGCTCTCACCTCCGCTTCGCTGATCCTGCCGCTCACCGCCAGTCATGCCACGGCCGCCGAAAAGCCCAAGGTCGCGCTGGTCATGAAGTCCCTCGCCAACGAATTCTTCCTGACCATGGAAGACGGCGCCAAGACCTACCAGAAAGCGCATTCCGCGGACTTCGACCTGATCTCCAACGGGATCAAGGACGAGACCGATACCTCCAGCCAGATCCGCATCGTCGAGCAGATGATCGTCTCCAAGGTCGATGCCCTGGTCATCGCGCCGGCCGACTCCAAGGCCCTGGTTCCGGTGCTGAAGAAAGCCAGCGACGCCGGTATCAAGGTGGTCAACATCGACAACCGCCTGGATCCCGAGGTGCTCAAGTCCAAGGCCCTGGACATTCCCTTCGTCGGCCCCGACAACCGCAAGGGCGCACGCCTGGTGGGCGAATACCTGGCCAAGCAGCTCAAGCAGGGTGACCAGGTCGGCATCATCGAGGGCGTCTCCACCACCACCAACGCCCAGCAGCGCACCGCGGGCTTCAAGGACGCCATGGAAGCGGCCGGCATGAAGATCGTCGGCGTGCAGTCCGGCAACTGGGAGATCGACAAGGGCAACGCTGTCGCCGCGGCCATGCTCAACGAATACCCGGACCTGAAGGCCCTGCTGGCGGGCAACGACAGCATGGCGCTGGGTGCCGTTTCCGCCGTGCGCGCCGCTGGCAAGAAAGGCCAGGTGCAGGTGGTCGGCTACGACAACATCAAGGCCATCAAGCCGATGCTCAAGGACGGCCGCATCCTCGCCACCGCCGACCAGTACGCCGCCAAACAGGCCGTGTTCGGTATCGAAGCCGCGCTCAAGCTGGTCAAGGGCGAGCCCACCGGTGCCAAGGACGGGGTGATCGAGACGCCGGTCGAACTCGTCACCCAGCCCTGA
- the pnuC gene encoding nicotinamide riboside transporter PnuC has translation MSPVELLAAVLGVIAVWLTVRQNIWAWPIGLVMVVLYVWIFYNVKLYSDMLLQCIYAVLQLYGWWQWLRGGQQHQGRVVSSLTAKPLLAGLLAGALGSLALGYLMGTHTDAALPWLDAALTGFSLVAQFWMAQKRLQCWVLWFVLDVIYVGLFYYKGLYPTALLYAVFVALAAYGWLDWRRALASPR, from the coding sequence ATGTCGCCCGTGGAGCTGCTGGCCGCCGTTCTCGGGGTGATCGCCGTCTGGCTGACGGTCCGCCAGAACATCTGGGCCTGGCCCATAGGCCTGGTGATGGTGGTGCTCTACGTCTGGATCTTCTACAACGTCAAACTCTATTCCGACATGCTGCTGCAGTGCATCTATGCGGTGCTGCAGCTCTACGGCTGGTGGCAGTGGCTGCGTGGCGGCCAGCAACATCAGGGTCGGGTGGTCAGCTCGCTCACCGCCAAGCCGTTGCTGGCCGGCCTCCTGGCGGGTGCGCTGGGTAGCCTTGCGCTCGGCTATCTCATGGGCACCCACACCGACGCCGCCTTGCCCTGGCTGGACGCGGCGCTCACCGGCTTCAGCCTGGTCGCCCAATTCTGGATGGCGCAGAAGCGGCTGCAGTGCTGGGTGCTGTGGTTCGTGCTGGACGTCATCTATGTGGGCCTCTTCTATTACAAGGGCCTCTACCCCACCGCGCTTCTCTATGCGGTCTTTGTCGCCCTAGCCGCCTACGGCTGGCTCGACTGGCGCCGCGCCCTGGCGAGCCCTCGATGA
- a CDS encoding gamma-glutamyltransferase family protein — protein MLRTPRTILTPLFLSLILAACSQSREIPLPTAPEAGSGYRTGLTASEATRQMAAAANPLAAEAGREILRRGGSAIDAAIAMQAVLTLVEPQSSGIGGGAFLLYWDGHRVQAYDGRETAPAGATENLFLHADGSPMAFEEARIGGRSVGVPGVLRALELAHRDHGKLAWQSLFEPAIRLAREGFPLSPRLHNQLLHDPFLRQSPGMAALYLDAQGQVKPVGTRLRNPELADTLALIAKEGAAALYRGDLAKAIATAVQGSPNPGSLSLKDLAGYRAKVRTPLCTDYQRWRVCGMPPPAGGITVAQTLGILQALEARDPAWALAPLRPVPTALPAAQEPRPEAVHLISEAERLAYADRAQYVADPDLVPVNVSGLLDSGYLASRAQQVGERSLGKAAPGTPPGPTLAWAPDRSPLRISTSQVVAADAWGGALSMTTTVESYFGSHLMVKGFMLNNQLTDFSFVPREKGLPVANRVEPGKRPRSTMSPTLVFDRQSGDLVAALGSPGGSQIAGYVVKTLVGLLDWQLDPQSAAGLPNFGSRNGPTELERGETTPALRQALEQRGHQLREDEMTSGIQVIRRVGSGWQGGADPRREGAALGD, from the coding sequence ATGTTGCGAACCCCTCGAACGATCCTCACGCCACTGTTCTTGTCCCTGATCCTGGCCGCCTGTAGCCAGAGTCGCGAAATCCCCTTGCCCACGGCTCCCGAGGCCGGTTCTGGTTACCGGACCGGGCTGACGGCCAGTGAAGCCACCCGGCAGATGGCGGCAGCGGCCAATCCCCTCGCCGCCGAGGCGGGGCGCGAGATCCTGCGCCGAGGTGGTTCGGCCATCGATGCCGCCATCGCCATGCAGGCGGTTCTGACCCTGGTCGAGCCCCAGTCCTCGGGTATCGGCGGCGGTGCTTTCCTGCTCTATTGGGACGGTCACCGGGTCCAGGCCTACGATGGTCGCGAGACGGCGCCCGCAGGCGCCACGGAAAATCTCTTCCTGCACGCGGATGGCAGCCCCATGGCCTTCGAAGAGGCCCGCATCGGTGGTCGTTCGGTGGGCGTACCGGGGGTATTGCGCGCCCTGGAGCTCGCCCATCGCGACCATGGCAAGCTGGCTTGGCAAAGCCTGTTCGAGCCGGCCATTCGCCTGGCGCGGGAAGGCTTTCCACTGTCGCCACGGTTGCACAACCAGCTCCTCCACGATCCCTTCCTTAGGCAATCGCCCGGCATGGCTGCGCTCTATCTGGATGCCCAAGGCCAGGTGAAGCCGGTGGGAACCCGCCTGCGTAACCCTGAGTTGGCCGATACCCTGGCGCTGATTGCCAAGGAGGGTGCGGCCGCGCTCTATCGCGGCGACTTGGCCAAAGCCATCGCCACAGCGGTACAGGGGAGTCCCAATCCCGGTAGCCTGAGCCTCAAGGACCTTGCCGGTTATCGCGCCAAGGTCCGCACGCCGCTGTGCACCGACTACCAACGCTGGCGCGTCTGCGGCATGCCGCCGCCGGCCGGTGGTATCACCGTGGCCCAGACGCTCGGCATTCTCCAGGCGCTGGAGGCGCGCGATCCGGCCTGGGCCCTGGCCCCCTTGCGCCCGGTGCCAACCGCGCTGCCGGCGGCGCAGGAGCCCAGACCGGAAGCCGTGCACCTGATCAGTGAGGCCGAACGCCTGGCCTATGCCGATCGCGCCCAATACGTGGCGGACCCGGATCTGGTGCCGGTCAACGTCAGCGGCCTGCTCGATTCAGGGTATCTGGCCAGTCGCGCTCAGCAGGTAGGCGAGCGCAGCCTGGGCAAGGCCGCCCCGGGTACGCCTCCGGGGCCGACCCTGGCTTGGGCGCCGGATCGTTCACCGTTGCGCATCTCCACCTCCCAAGTGGTCGCTGCGGATGCCTGGGGTGGCGCGCTGTCCATGACGACCACGGTAGAGAGTTACTTCGGCTCCCACCTGATGGTGAAGGGCTTCATGCTCAACAACCAGTTGACGGACTTTTCCTTCGTGCCCCGCGAGAAGGGCTTGCCAGTGGCCAATCGGGTCGAACCGGGCAAGCGCCCGCGCTCGACCATGTCGCCCACCCTGGTATTCGATCGCCAGAGCGGCGACCTGGTAGCGGCTCTGGGGTCGCCGGGTGGCTCGCAGATCGCCGGCTATGTGGTGAAGACACTGGTTGGTCTGCTGGACTGGCAGCTGGATCCCCAATCGGCGGCGGGCCTGCCGAATTTCGGCAGCCGTAACGGCCCCACCGAGCTGGAGCGCGGCGAGACCACGCCGGCCTTGCGCCAGGCGCTGGAGCAGCGTGGGCATCAGCTGCGCGAAGACGAGATGACCAGTGGCATCCAGGTCATTCGCCGGGTGGGATCAGGATGGCAGGGCGGCGCCGATCCGCGGCGCGAGGGCGCGGCGCTGGGGGATTAG
- a CDS encoding Smr/MutS family protein codes for MHDDDASFADFTRGIRPLKQDRADTGKPRADLGQVAQRRADATRTTTAIRVDGLSDAFVIDVGAEDELYWGRDGLQDSQLRRLKGGQIPFEGSLDLHGMTVEKARETLWDFLAEATRLEIRCVRVTHGKAARTDGRRPLIKSHVNTWLRQHPQVLGFTSCLPRHGGTGSLYVLLKRTMLEGRDE; via the coding sequence ATGCACGACGACGATGCCTCTTTCGCTGACTTCACCCGCGGGATCCGTCCGCTCAAGCAGGATCGCGCCGACACCGGCAAGCCACGCGCCGACCTCGGCCAGGTCGCCCAGCGCCGCGCCGATGCGACCAGAACCACGACCGCGATCCGGGTCGACGGCCTGAGCGATGCCTTCGTCATCGACGTGGGCGCCGAGGACGAACTCTACTGGGGCCGTGACGGACTGCAGGACAGCCAGTTGCGCCGCCTCAAGGGGGGGCAGATCCCCTTCGAAGGTAGCCTGGACCTGCACGGCATGACCGTGGAGAAGGCGCGCGAAACCCTCTGGGACTTTCTCGCCGAGGCGACCCGCCTGGAAATCCGTTGCGTGCGGGTCACCCACGGCAAGGCCGCGCGCACGGATGGCCGCCGGCCGCTGATCAAGAGTCACGTCAACACCTGGCTGCGCCAGCACCCCCAGGTGCTGGGTTTCACGTCCTGCCTGCCGCGCCATGGCGGGACCGGCTCGCTTTATGTCTTGCTCAAGCGCACCATGCTAGAAGGTCGCGACGAGTGA
- the mqo gene encoding malate dehydrogenase (quinone): MHSGNEESDFVFVGAGIMSATLAVMLKELEPTSTVEVLELLDVGAAESSNPWNNAGTGHAALCELNYTPEKADGSIDVTKALSINGMFEASRQFWSYLVEEGHFGSPRAFISPVPHMSFVHGAKDIAFLRKRYEALKDHACFDGMEYSEDHAKLREWMPLVMEGRPATEAVAATHVAGGTDVNFGALTMSLLGHLQTRPGTQVRYNQKVVDLTREADQRWRLTIEDSRSGATRTLIAKFVFLGAGGAALPLLQKSGIPEGAGYGGFPVSGQWLRCDDPHIVERHQAKVYGLAGVNSPPMSVPHLDTRVVDGKKSLLFGPFAGFTTKFLKRGSFLDLPKSIKSGNIGPMLAVARDNMPLTRYLVGQVLQSFDQRVEELRAFYPAVRKQDWRLEVAGQRVQIIKKDPQKGGILQFGTEIVASGDGTIAALLGASPGASTSVSIMLTLVERCFPSRYQSEEWQAKLRTMFPSFGQKLAEEPELLREVRERTTRVLQLDQPA; the protein is encoded by the coding sequence ATGCACAGTGGTAACGAAGAGTCGGATTTCGTTTTCGTCGGCGCGGGAATCATGAGTGCGACCCTGGCGGTCATGCTCAAGGAGCTGGAGCCCACGAGTACCGTCGAGGTACTCGAACTGCTCGACGTAGGCGCGGCGGAGAGTTCCAACCCCTGGAACAACGCCGGAACCGGCCATGCGGCCCTCTGCGAGTTGAACTACACGCCCGAAAAGGCGGACGGCAGCATCGACGTCACCAAGGCCCTCAGCATCAACGGCATGTTCGAGGCTTCCAGGCAGTTCTGGTCCTACCTGGTCGAGGAAGGCCACTTCGGTTCGCCGCGCGCCTTCATCAGCCCCGTGCCACACATGTCCTTCGTGCATGGCGCCAAGGACATCGCCTTCCTGCGCAAGCGCTATGAGGCCCTCAAGGACCACGCCTGCTTCGACGGCATGGAATATTCCGAGGACCACGCCAAGCTGCGCGAGTGGATGCCCCTGGTGATGGAAGGCCGGCCAGCTACCGAAGCCGTGGCGGCGACCCATGTGGCCGGTGGTACCGACGTCAATTTCGGCGCCCTGACCATGAGCCTGCTGGGTCACCTGCAGACCCGCCCCGGCACCCAGGTCCGCTACAACCAGAAGGTGGTGGACCTGACCCGCGAAGCGGATCAGCGTTGGCGCCTGACCATCGAGGACAGTCGCTCCGGCGCGACCCGCACGCTGATCGCCAAGTTCGTCTTCCTCGGCGCCGGTGGCGCGGCCCTGCCGCTGCTGCAGAAGTCCGGCATCCCCGAGGGCGCCGGCTACGGTGGCTTCCCGGTGAGCGGACAATGGCTGCGCTGCGACGATCCGCACATCGTCGAACGGCACCAGGCCAAGGTCTACGGCCTGGCCGGGGTCAACTCCCCGCCAATGTCGGTGCCGCACCTGGACACCCGCGTGGTGGATGGCAAGAAGTCGTTGCTGTTCGGACCCTTCGCCGGTTTCACCACCAAGTTCCTCAAGCGCGGTTCCTTCCTCGACCTGCCCAAGTCGATCAAGTCGGGCAATATCGGCCCCATGCTCGCCGTGGCGCGGGACAACATGCCGCTGACCCGCTACCTGGTCGGCCAGGTACTGCAGTCCTTCGACCAGCGCGTCGAGGAGCTGCGCGCCTTCTACCCGGCCGTGCGCAAGCAGGACTGGCGCCTGGAAGTGGCCGGCCAGCGCGTGCAGATCATCAAGAAGGACCCGCAGAAAGGCGGCATCCTGCAGTTCGGCACCGAGATCGTCGCCTCCGGTGACGGTACCATCGCCGCCCTGCTGGGCGCCTCTCCAGGTGCTTCCACCTCGGTGTCCATCATGCTGACCCTGGTCGAGCGCTGCTTCCCGAGCCGCTATCAGAGCGAAGAGTGGCAGGCCAAGCTGCGCACCATGTTCCCTTCCTTTGGTCAGAAGCTGGCCGAAGAGCCGGAGCTACTGCGGGAAGTGCGCGAGCGCACCACCCGTGTACTGCAACTCGACCAGCCGGCGTGA
- the folE gene encoding GTP cyclohydrolase I FolE: MSLEQHYSSILTGLGEDISREGLVDTPKRAAKAMQYLCRGYNQTLEEVVGDALFTSDNSEMVLVKNIELYSLCEHHMLPFIGKAHVAYMPKGKVLGLSKVARVVDMFARRLQIQENMTRQIAEAIEQVTGAAGVAVVIEAQHMCMMMRGVEKQNSSMVTSVMLGQFRANDATRAEFLGLINR; this comes from the coding sequence ATGTCTCTCGAACAGCACTACTCCTCGATCCTGACCGGACTCGGCGAAGACATCAGCCGGGAGGGGCTGGTGGACACGCCCAAGCGGGCGGCCAAGGCCATGCAGTATCTCTGCCGCGGCTACAACCAGACGCTGGAAGAAGTGGTGGGCGACGCCCTCTTCACCTCGGACAACAGCGAGATGGTGCTGGTGAAGAACATCGAGCTGTATTCCCTGTGCGAGCACCACATGCTGCCCTTCATCGGCAAGGCCCATGTCGCCTACATGCCCAAGGGCAAGGTACTGGGCCTGTCCAAGGTCGCACGAGTGGTCGACATGTTCGCCCGCCGCCTGCAGATCCAGGAAAACATGACCCGGCAGATCGCCGAGGCCATCGAGCAGGTCACCGGCGCGGCAGGTGTCGCCGTGGTGATCGAGGCACAACACATGTGCATGATGATGCGCGGCGTGGAAAAGCAGAACTCGTCCATGGTCACCTCGGTGATGCTCGGCCAGTTCCGCGCCAACGATGCCACCCGCGCGGAATTCCTCGGCCTGATCAATCGCTGA